The following are encoded in a window of Vicugna pacos chromosome 2, VicPac4, whole genome shotgun sequence genomic DNA:
- the DGKQ gene encoding diacylglycerol kinase theta isoform X6, whose translation MAAAAESGARAWLSGGSPRPGSPTSSPELGAGSRSRLGPGSGPGSGIERPGARPPGPSAPGHSFRKVTLTKPTFCHLCSDFIWGLAGILCDVCNFMSHEKCVKHVKTPCTSVAPSLVHVPVAHCFGPRGHYKRKFCAVCRKGLEAPALRCEVCELHVHPDCVPFACSDCRQCHLDGHRDHDTHHHHWREGNLSSGARCEVCRKTCSSSDVLAGVRCEWCGVQAHSVCSAALTPECTFGRLRTMVLPPACVRLLSRNFSKMHCFRISESAAPEPGDGDDGVDGSAPAGPGKEVAAPESSKQTLKIFDGNDTVQRNHFRVISVPRLARSQEVLEAALRAYYIMEDPQAFQLQALPPPTQAGDADTEALGKVWSGGTAEDEGSRGPGSRDVPEAWVIRALPRTQEVLKIYPAWLKVGVAYVSLRVTPQSTAQTVVLEVLPLLGRQDEGPEGFQLLEVLMGSRQVQRMVLADEELLLGRLQAIRQTSLRQMSQTRFYVAERRAVAPRVSLFVGGLPPGLSPQEYSSLLDEAMSLKAGLVSMSHIYSSQGAVVLDVACFAEAERLYMLVRDTAVHSRPLTALVLPDVLHTKLPPDCCPLLVFVNPKSGGLKGRDLLCSFRKLLNPHQVFELTNGGPLPGYPASGCWCVEGTALWAGCSPPWRRCGTVWPAQSLPWPSCPWAQGMTWAGSSAGGRATVERIHSLCCCRWTRLTLCSWTAGPSCWTLRRLVEGRAVWWTQSRPRLHNKGVYVRVGLQKLSQARGLHREIRLQVEQQEVELPNIEGLIFINIPSWGSGADLWGSDNDSKFEKPRMDDGLLEVVGVTGVVHMGQVQGGLRSGIRIAQGSYFRVTLLKATPVQVDGEPWVQAPGHMIIAAAGPKVHMLRKAKQKPRKAGPPRDARMDGEPAPEGDSK comes from the exons ATGGCGGCGGCAGCTGAGTCCGGGGCCCGCGCCTGGCTTAGCGGTGGCTCCCCGCGCCCGGGCAGCCCAACCTCCAGCCCGGAGCTGGGCGCCGGAAGCCGCTCGCGACTGGGGCCGGGGTCCGGGCCAGGGTCAGGGATAGAGAGGCCAGGCGCCAGGCCACCCGGCCCCTCCGCGCCCGGCCACAGCTTCAGGAAAGTGACGCTCACCAAGCCCACCTTCTGCCACCTCTGCTCCGACTTCATCTGGGGGCTGGCCGGCATCCTGTGTGATG TCTGCAACTTCATGTCCCATGAGAAGTGCGTGAAGCACGTGAAGACCCCCTGCACGAGCGTGGCCCCGAGCCTGGTCCAC GTCCCTGTGGCCCACTGCTTTGGCCCCCGGGGTCACTACAAGCGCAAGTTCTGTGCCGTCTGCCGAAAGGGCCTGGAGGCGCCCGCGCTTCGCTGCGAAG TGTGTGAGCTGCACGTTCACCCCGACTGTGTGCCCTTCGCCTGCAGCGACTGCCGCCAGTGCCACCTGGACGGGCACCGGGACCAC gacacacaccaccaccactggcgGGAGGGGAACCTGTCCTCGGGCGCGCGCTGCGAGGTCTGCCGGAAGACGTGCAGCTCTTCCGACGTGCTGGCCGGTGTACGCTGCGAGTGGTGCGGTGTCcag gCCCATTCGGTCTGCTCCGCGGCGCTCACCCCCGAGTGCACTTTCGGGCGCCTGCGCACCATGGTCCTGCCCCCAGCGTGCGTGCGCTTGCTGTCCCGCAACTTCAGCAAGATGCACTGCTTTCGTATCTCCGAGAGCGCGGCCCCGGAGCCAG GTGATGGGGACGATGGTGTGGACGGAAGCGCCCCTGCTGGCCCTGGTAAAGAGGTGGCGGCGCCTGAGTCCA GCAAGCAAACTCTGAAGATCTTCGATGGCAACGACACAGTGCAGAGAAACCACTTCCGTGTCATCAGCGTCCCCCGCCTGGCCAGGAGCCAGGAGGTGCTG GAGGCGGCGCTGCGGGCCTACTACATCATGGAGGACCCCCAGGCCTTCCAGCTGCAGGCGCTCCCCCCACCCACACAGGCTGGTGACGCTGACACCGAGGCCCTGGGGAAGGTCTGGAGCGGTGGGACTGCCGAGGACGAGGGCAGTAGAGGCCCAGGGTCCCGAGACGTTCCCGAGGCCTGGGTCATTCGTGCTCTACCCCGCACCCAGGAGGTCCTGAAGATCTACCCTGCCTGGCTCAA GGTCGGTGTGGCCTACGTGTCCCTTCGTGTGACCCCGCAGAGCACGGCCCAGACTGTGGTGCTGGAGGTCCTCCCACTACTTGGACGCCAG GACGAGGGTCCGGAGGGCTTCCAGCTGCTGGAGGTGCTCATGGGCAGCAGGCAAG TCCAGCGGATGGTGCTGGCGGACGAGGAGCTCTTGCTTGGCCGGCTTCAAGCTATCCGGCAG ACGTCCCTACGGCAGATGAGCCAGACGCGGTTCTATGTGGCTGAGAGAAGAGCAGTGGCCCCACGTGTCTCTCTGTTCGTGGGAGGTCTGCCTCCTGGCCTGTCTCCCCAGGAGTACAGCAGTCTTCTGGACGAGGCTATGTCCCTGAAAG CTGGCCTGGTGTCCATGAGCCACATCTACTCCTCTCAAG GTGCCGTGGTGCTGGACGTGGCCTGCTTCGCCGAGGCCGAGCGGCTGTATATGCTGGTCAGGGACACGGCTGTTCACAGCCGGCCGCTGACTGCCCTGGTGCTCCCGGATGTGCTG CACACGAAGCTGCCCCCAGACTGCTGCCCCCTCCTTGTGTTTGTGAACCCCAAAAGCGGAGGCCTCAAGGGCCGCGATCTGCTCTGCAGTTTCCGGAAGCTGCTGAACCCGCACCAGGTCTTCGAGCTGACCAACGGGGGGCCTCTGCCTGG GTACCCTGCTTCCGGGTGCTGGTGTGTGGAGGGGACGGCACTGTGGGCTGGGTGCTCGCCACCCTGGAGGAGGTGCGGCACCGTCTGGCCTGCCCAGAGCCTGCCGTGGCCATCCTGCCCCTGGGCACAG GGAATGACCTGGGCCGGGTCCTCCGCTGGGGGGCGGGCTACAGTGGAGAGGATCCATTCTCTGTGCTGCTGTCGGTGGACGAGGCTGACGCTGTGCTCATGGACCGCTGGACCATCCTGCTGGACGCTCAGGAGGctggtggaggggagggcagtgTGGTGGACGCAGAGCCGCCCAAG GCTCCACAACAAGGGCGTGTACGTGCGGGTGGGGCTGCAGAAGCTCAGCCAGGCCCGCGGGCTGCACCGGGAGATCCGGCTGCAGGTGGAGCAGCAGGAGGTGGAGCTGCCCAACATCGAGGGCCTCATCTTCATCAATATCCCCAG CTGGGGCTCGGGGGCCGACCTGTGGGGCTCTGACAATGACTCCAAGTTCGAGAAGCCACGCATGGATGACGGGCTGCTGGAGGTGGTGGGGGTGACGGGCGTTGTGCACATG GGTCAGGTCCAGGGTGGGCTGCGCTCTGGTATCCGCATCGCCCAGGGGTCCTACTTCCGTGTCACCCTCCTCAAGGCCACACCTGTGCAGGTGGACGGCGAGCCCTGGGTCCAGGCTCCCGGGCACATGATCATCGCAGCTGCAGGCCCCAAG GTCCACATGCTCAGGAAGGCCAAGCAGAAGCCCAGGAAGGCTGGGCCCCCCAGGGATGCACGAATGGATGGGGAGCCTGCCCCCGAGGGAGACTCCAAGTAG
- the DGKQ gene encoding diacylglycerol kinase theta isoform X4, which yields MAAAAESGARAWLSGGSPRPGSPTSSPELGAGSRSRLGPGSGPGSGIERPGARPPGPSAPGHSFRKVTLTKPTFCHLCSDFIWGLAGILCDVCNFMSHEKCVKHVKTPCTSVAPSLVHVPVAHCFGPRGHYKRKFCAVCRKGLEAPALRCEVCELHVHPDCVPFACSDCRQCHLDGHRDHDTHHHHWREGNLSSGARCEVCRKTCSSSDVLAGVRCEWCGVQAHSVCSAALTPECTFGRLRTMVLPPACVRLLSRNFSKMHCFRISESAAPEPGDGDDGVDGSAPAGPGKEVAAPESSKQTLKIFDGNDTVQRNHFRVISVPRLARSQEVLEAALRAYYIMEDPQAFQLQALPPPTQAGDADTEALGKVWSGGTAEDEGSRGPGSRDVPEAWVIRALPRTQEVLKIYPAWLKVGVAYVSLRVTPQSTAQTVVLEVLPLLGRQDEGPEGFQLLEVLMGSRQVQRMVLADEELLLGRLQAIRQTSLRQMSQTRFYVAERRAVAPRVSLFVGGLPPGLSPQEYSSLLDEAMSLKAGLVSMSHIYSSQGAVVLDVACFAEAERLYMLVRDTAVHSRPLTALVLPDVLRRPQGPRSALQFPEAAEPAPGLRADQRGASAWVPHVLPGTLLPGAGVWRGRHCGLGARHPGGGAAPSGLPRACRGHPAPGHSGEDPFSVLLSVDEADAVLMDRWTILLDAQEAGGGEGSVVDAEPPKIVHMSNYCGIGIDAELSLDFHQAREEEPGKFTSRLHNKGVYVRVGLQKLSQARGLHREIRLQVEQQEVELPNIEGLIFINIPSWGSGADLWGSDNDSKFEKPRMDDGLLEVVGVTGVVHMGQVQGGLRSGIRIAQGSYFRVTLLKATPVQVDGEPWVQAPGHMIIAAAGPKVHMLRKAKQKPRKAGPPRDARMDGEPAPEGDSK from the exons ATGGCGGCGGCAGCTGAGTCCGGGGCCCGCGCCTGGCTTAGCGGTGGCTCCCCGCGCCCGGGCAGCCCAACCTCCAGCCCGGAGCTGGGCGCCGGAAGCCGCTCGCGACTGGGGCCGGGGTCCGGGCCAGGGTCAGGGATAGAGAGGCCAGGCGCCAGGCCACCCGGCCCCTCCGCGCCCGGCCACAGCTTCAGGAAAGTGACGCTCACCAAGCCCACCTTCTGCCACCTCTGCTCCGACTTCATCTGGGGGCTGGCCGGCATCCTGTGTGATG TCTGCAACTTCATGTCCCATGAGAAGTGCGTGAAGCACGTGAAGACCCCCTGCACGAGCGTGGCCCCGAGCCTGGTCCAC GTCCCTGTGGCCCACTGCTTTGGCCCCCGGGGTCACTACAAGCGCAAGTTCTGTGCCGTCTGCCGAAAGGGCCTGGAGGCGCCCGCGCTTCGCTGCGAAG TGTGTGAGCTGCACGTTCACCCCGACTGTGTGCCCTTCGCCTGCAGCGACTGCCGCCAGTGCCACCTGGACGGGCACCGGGACCAC gacacacaccaccaccactggcgGGAGGGGAACCTGTCCTCGGGCGCGCGCTGCGAGGTCTGCCGGAAGACGTGCAGCTCTTCCGACGTGCTGGCCGGTGTACGCTGCGAGTGGTGCGGTGTCcag gCCCATTCGGTCTGCTCCGCGGCGCTCACCCCCGAGTGCACTTTCGGGCGCCTGCGCACCATGGTCCTGCCCCCAGCGTGCGTGCGCTTGCTGTCCCGCAACTTCAGCAAGATGCACTGCTTTCGTATCTCCGAGAGCGCGGCCCCGGAGCCAG GTGATGGGGACGATGGTGTGGACGGAAGCGCCCCTGCTGGCCCTGGTAAAGAGGTGGCGGCGCCTGAGTCCA GCAAGCAAACTCTGAAGATCTTCGATGGCAACGACACAGTGCAGAGAAACCACTTCCGTGTCATCAGCGTCCCCCGCCTGGCCAGGAGCCAGGAGGTGCTG GAGGCGGCGCTGCGGGCCTACTACATCATGGAGGACCCCCAGGCCTTCCAGCTGCAGGCGCTCCCCCCACCCACACAGGCTGGTGACGCTGACACCGAGGCCCTGGGGAAGGTCTGGAGCGGTGGGACTGCCGAGGACGAGGGCAGTAGAGGCCCAGGGTCCCGAGACGTTCCCGAGGCCTGGGTCATTCGTGCTCTACCCCGCACCCAGGAGGTCCTGAAGATCTACCCTGCCTGGCTCAA GGTCGGTGTGGCCTACGTGTCCCTTCGTGTGACCCCGCAGAGCACGGCCCAGACTGTGGTGCTGGAGGTCCTCCCACTACTTGGACGCCAG GACGAGGGTCCGGAGGGCTTCCAGCTGCTGGAGGTGCTCATGGGCAGCAGGCAAG TCCAGCGGATGGTGCTGGCGGACGAGGAGCTCTTGCTTGGCCGGCTTCAAGCTATCCGGCAG ACGTCCCTACGGCAGATGAGCCAGACGCGGTTCTATGTGGCTGAGAGAAGAGCAGTGGCCCCACGTGTCTCTCTGTTCGTGGGAGGTCTGCCTCCTGGCCTGTCTCCCCAGGAGTACAGCAGTCTTCTGGACGAGGCTATGTCCCTGAAAG CTGGCCTGGTGTCCATGAGCCACATCTACTCCTCTCAAG GTGCCGTGGTGCTGGACGTGGCCTGCTTCGCCGAGGCCGAGCGGCTGTATATGCTGGTCAGGGACACGGCTGTTCACAGCCGGCCGCTGACTGCCCTGGTGCTCCCGGATGTGCTG CGGAGGCCTCAAGGGCCGCGATCTGCTCTGCAGTTTCCGGAAGCTGCTGAACCCGCACCAGGTCTTCGAGCTGACCAACGGGGGGCCTCTGCCTGG GTTCCACATGTTCTCCCAGGTACCCTGCTTCCGGGTGCTGGTGTGTGGAGGGGACGGCACTGTGGGCTGGGTGCTCGCCACCCTGGAGGAGGTGCGGCACCGTCTGGCCTGCCCAGAGCCTGCCGTGGCCATCCTGCCCCTGGGCACAG TGGAGAGGATCCATTCTCTGTGCTGCTGTCGGTGGACGAGGCTGACGCTGTGCTCATGGACCGCTGGACCATCCTGCTGGACGCTCAGGAGGctggtggaggggagggcagtgTGGTGGACGCAGAGCCGCCCAAG ATCGTACACATGAGTAACTACTGTGGGATTGGCATCGATGCAGAGCTGAGCTTGGACTTCCACCAGGCTCGGGAGGAAGAGCCTGGCAAGTTCACGAGCAG GCTCCACAACAAGGGCGTGTACGTGCGGGTGGGGCTGCAGAAGCTCAGCCAGGCCCGCGGGCTGCACCGGGAGATCCGGCTGCAGGTGGAGCAGCAGGAGGTGGAGCTGCCCAACATCGAGGGCCTCATCTTCATCAATATCCCCAG CTGGGGCTCGGGGGCCGACCTGTGGGGCTCTGACAATGACTCCAAGTTCGAGAAGCCACGCATGGATGACGGGCTGCTGGAGGTGGTGGGGGTGACGGGCGTTGTGCACATG GGTCAGGTCCAGGGTGGGCTGCGCTCTGGTATCCGCATCGCCCAGGGGTCCTACTTCCGTGTCACCCTCCTCAAGGCCACACCTGTGCAGGTGGACGGCGAGCCCTGGGTCCAGGCTCCCGGGCACATGATCATCGCAGCTGCAGGCCCCAAG GTCCACATGCTCAGGAAGGCCAAGCAGAAGCCCAGGAAGGCTGGGCCCCCCAGGGATGCACGAATGGATGGGGAGCCTGCCCCCGAGGGAGACTCCAAGTAG
- the DGKQ gene encoding diacylglycerol kinase theta isoform X2 codes for MAAAAESGARAWLSGGSPRPGSPTSSPELGAGSRSRLGPGSGPGSGIERPGARPPGPSAPGHSFRKVTLTKPTFCHLCSDFIWGLAGILCDVCNFMSHEKCVKHVKTPCTSVAPSLVHVPVAHCFGPRGHYKRKFCAVCRKGLEAPALRCEVCELHVHPDCVPFACSDCRQCHLDGHRDHDTHHHHWREGNLSSGARCEVCRKTCSSSDVLAGVRCEWCGVQAHSVCSAALTPECTFGRLRTMVLPPACVRLLSRNFSKMHCFRISESAAPEPGDGDDGVDGSAPAGPGKEVAAPESSKQTLKIFDGNDTVQRNHFRVISVPRLARSQEVLEAALRAYYIMEDPQAFQLQALPPPTQAGDADTEALGKVWSGGTAEDEGSRGPGSRDVPEAWVIRALPRTQEVLKIYPAWLKVGVAYVSLRVTPQSTAQTVVLEVLPLLGRQDEGPEGFQLLEVLMGSRQVQRMVLADEELLLGRLQAIRQTSLRQMSQTRFYVAERRAVAPRVSLFVGGLPPGLSPQEYSSLLDEAMSLKAGLVSMSHIYSSQGAVVLDVACFAEAERLYMLVRDTAVHSRPLTALVLPDVLRRPQGPRSALQFPEAAEPAPGLRADQRGASAWVPCFRVLVCGGDGTVGWVLATLEEVRHRLACPEPAVAILPLGTGNDLGRVLRWGAGYSGEDPFSVLLSVDEADAVLMDRWTILLDAQEAGGGEGSVVDAEPPKIVHMSNYCGIGIDAELSLDFHQAREEEPGKFTSRLHNKGVYVRVGLQKLSQARGLHREIRLQVEQQEVELPNIEGLIFINIPSWGSGADLWGSDNDSKFEKPRMDDGLLEVVGVTGVVHMGQVQGGLRSGIRIAQGSYFRVTLLKATPVQVDGEPWVQAPGHMIIAAAGPKVHMLRKAKQKPRKAGPPRDARMDGEPAPEGDSK; via the exons ATGGCGGCGGCAGCTGAGTCCGGGGCCCGCGCCTGGCTTAGCGGTGGCTCCCCGCGCCCGGGCAGCCCAACCTCCAGCCCGGAGCTGGGCGCCGGAAGCCGCTCGCGACTGGGGCCGGGGTCCGGGCCAGGGTCAGGGATAGAGAGGCCAGGCGCCAGGCCACCCGGCCCCTCCGCGCCCGGCCACAGCTTCAGGAAAGTGACGCTCACCAAGCCCACCTTCTGCCACCTCTGCTCCGACTTCATCTGGGGGCTGGCCGGCATCCTGTGTGATG TCTGCAACTTCATGTCCCATGAGAAGTGCGTGAAGCACGTGAAGACCCCCTGCACGAGCGTGGCCCCGAGCCTGGTCCAC GTCCCTGTGGCCCACTGCTTTGGCCCCCGGGGTCACTACAAGCGCAAGTTCTGTGCCGTCTGCCGAAAGGGCCTGGAGGCGCCCGCGCTTCGCTGCGAAG TGTGTGAGCTGCACGTTCACCCCGACTGTGTGCCCTTCGCCTGCAGCGACTGCCGCCAGTGCCACCTGGACGGGCACCGGGACCAC gacacacaccaccaccactggcgGGAGGGGAACCTGTCCTCGGGCGCGCGCTGCGAGGTCTGCCGGAAGACGTGCAGCTCTTCCGACGTGCTGGCCGGTGTACGCTGCGAGTGGTGCGGTGTCcag gCCCATTCGGTCTGCTCCGCGGCGCTCACCCCCGAGTGCACTTTCGGGCGCCTGCGCACCATGGTCCTGCCCCCAGCGTGCGTGCGCTTGCTGTCCCGCAACTTCAGCAAGATGCACTGCTTTCGTATCTCCGAGAGCGCGGCCCCGGAGCCAG GTGATGGGGACGATGGTGTGGACGGAAGCGCCCCTGCTGGCCCTGGTAAAGAGGTGGCGGCGCCTGAGTCCA GCAAGCAAACTCTGAAGATCTTCGATGGCAACGACACAGTGCAGAGAAACCACTTCCGTGTCATCAGCGTCCCCCGCCTGGCCAGGAGCCAGGAGGTGCTG GAGGCGGCGCTGCGGGCCTACTACATCATGGAGGACCCCCAGGCCTTCCAGCTGCAGGCGCTCCCCCCACCCACACAGGCTGGTGACGCTGACACCGAGGCCCTGGGGAAGGTCTGGAGCGGTGGGACTGCCGAGGACGAGGGCAGTAGAGGCCCAGGGTCCCGAGACGTTCCCGAGGCCTGGGTCATTCGTGCTCTACCCCGCACCCAGGAGGTCCTGAAGATCTACCCTGCCTGGCTCAA GGTCGGTGTGGCCTACGTGTCCCTTCGTGTGACCCCGCAGAGCACGGCCCAGACTGTGGTGCTGGAGGTCCTCCCACTACTTGGACGCCAG GACGAGGGTCCGGAGGGCTTCCAGCTGCTGGAGGTGCTCATGGGCAGCAGGCAAG TCCAGCGGATGGTGCTGGCGGACGAGGAGCTCTTGCTTGGCCGGCTTCAAGCTATCCGGCAG ACGTCCCTACGGCAGATGAGCCAGACGCGGTTCTATGTGGCTGAGAGAAGAGCAGTGGCCCCACGTGTCTCTCTGTTCGTGGGAGGTCTGCCTCCTGGCCTGTCTCCCCAGGAGTACAGCAGTCTTCTGGACGAGGCTATGTCCCTGAAAG CTGGCCTGGTGTCCATGAGCCACATCTACTCCTCTCAAG GTGCCGTGGTGCTGGACGTGGCCTGCTTCGCCGAGGCCGAGCGGCTGTATATGCTGGTCAGGGACACGGCTGTTCACAGCCGGCCGCTGACTGCCCTGGTGCTCCCGGATGTGCTG CGGAGGCCTCAAGGGCCGCGATCTGCTCTGCAGTTTCCGGAAGCTGCTGAACCCGCACCAGGTCTTCGAGCTGACCAACGGGGGGCCTCTGCCTGG GTACCCTGCTTCCGGGTGCTGGTGTGTGGAGGGGACGGCACTGTGGGCTGGGTGCTCGCCACCCTGGAGGAGGTGCGGCACCGTCTGGCCTGCCCAGAGCCTGCCGTGGCCATCCTGCCCCTGGGCACAG GGAATGACCTGGGCCGGGTCCTCCGCTGGGGGGCGGGCTACAGTGGAGAGGATCCATTCTCTGTGCTGCTGTCGGTGGACGAGGCTGACGCTGTGCTCATGGACCGCTGGACCATCCTGCTGGACGCTCAGGAGGctggtggaggggagggcagtgTGGTGGACGCAGAGCCGCCCAAG ATCGTACACATGAGTAACTACTGTGGGATTGGCATCGATGCAGAGCTGAGCTTGGACTTCCACCAGGCTCGGGAGGAAGAGCCTGGCAAGTTCACGAGCAG GCTCCACAACAAGGGCGTGTACGTGCGGGTGGGGCTGCAGAAGCTCAGCCAGGCCCGCGGGCTGCACCGGGAGATCCGGCTGCAGGTGGAGCAGCAGGAGGTGGAGCTGCCCAACATCGAGGGCCTCATCTTCATCAATATCCCCAG CTGGGGCTCGGGGGCCGACCTGTGGGGCTCTGACAATGACTCCAAGTTCGAGAAGCCACGCATGGATGACGGGCTGCTGGAGGTGGTGGGGGTGACGGGCGTTGTGCACATG GGTCAGGTCCAGGGTGGGCTGCGCTCTGGTATCCGCATCGCCCAGGGGTCCTACTTCCGTGTCACCCTCCTCAAGGCCACACCTGTGCAGGTGGACGGCGAGCCCTGGGTCCAGGCTCCCGGGCACATGATCATCGCAGCTGCAGGCCCCAAG GTCCACATGCTCAGGAAGGCCAAGCAGAAGCCCAGGAAGGCTGGGCCCCCCAGGGATGCACGAATGGATGGGGAGCCTGCCCCCGAGGGAGACTCCAAGTAG
- the DGKQ gene encoding diacylglycerol kinase theta isoform X7 — protein MAAAAESGARAWLSGGSPRPGSPTSSPELGAGSRSRLGPGSGPGSGIERPGARPPGPSAPGHSFRKVTLTKPTFCHLCSDFIWGLAGILCDVCNFMSHEKCVKHVKTPCTSVAPSLVHVPVAHCFGPRGHYKRKFCAVCRKGLEAPALRCEVCELHVHPDCVPFACSDCRQCHLDGHRDHDTHHHHWREGNLSSGARCEVCRKTCSSSDVLAGVRCEWCGVQAHSVCSAALTPECTFGRLRTMVLPPACVRLLSRNFSKMHCFRISESAAPEPGDGDDGVDGSAPAGPGKEVAAPESSKQTLKIFDGNDTVQRNHFRVISVPRLARSQEVLEAALRAYYIMEDPQAFQLQALPPPTQAGDADTEALGKVWSGGTAEDEGSRGPGSRDVPEAWVIRALPRTQEVLKIYPAWLKVGVAYVSLRVTPQSTAQTVVLEVLPLLGRQDEGPEGFQLLEVLMGSRQVQRMVLADEELLLGRLQAIRQTSLRQMSQTRFYVAERRAVAPRVSLFVGGLPPGLSPQEYSSLLDEAMSLKAGLVSMSHIYSSQGAVVLDVACFAEAERLYMLVRDTAVHSRPLTALVLPDVLFPEAAEPAPGLRADQRGASAWVPHVLPGTLLPGAGVWRGRHCGLGARHPGGGAAPSGLPRACRGHPAPGHSGEDPFSVLLSVDEADAVLMDRWTILLDAQEAGGGEGSVVDAEPPKIVHMSNYCGIGIDAELSLDFHQAREEEPGKFTSRLHNKGVYVRVGLQKLSQARGLHREIRLQVEQQEVELPNIEGLIFINIPSWGSGADLWGSDNDSKFEKPRMDDGLLEVVGVTGVVHMGQVQGGLRSGIRIAQGSYFRVTLLKATPVQVDGEPWVQAPGHMIIAAAGPKVHMLRKAKQKPRKAGPPRDARMDGEPAPEGDSK, from the exons ATGGCGGCGGCAGCTGAGTCCGGGGCCCGCGCCTGGCTTAGCGGTGGCTCCCCGCGCCCGGGCAGCCCAACCTCCAGCCCGGAGCTGGGCGCCGGAAGCCGCTCGCGACTGGGGCCGGGGTCCGGGCCAGGGTCAGGGATAGAGAGGCCAGGCGCCAGGCCACCCGGCCCCTCCGCGCCCGGCCACAGCTTCAGGAAAGTGACGCTCACCAAGCCCACCTTCTGCCACCTCTGCTCCGACTTCATCTGGGGGCTGGCCGGCATCCTGTGTGATG TCTGCAACTTCATGTCCCATGAGAAGTGCGTGAAGCACGTGAAGACCCCCTGCACGAGCGTGGCCCCGAGCCTGGTCCAC GTCCCTGTGGCCCACTGCTTTGGCCCCCGGGGTCACTACAAGCGCAAGTTCTGTGCCGTCTGCCGAAAGGGCCTGGAGGCGCCCGCGCTTCGCTGCGAAG TGTGTGAGCTGCACGTTCACCCCGACTGTGTGCCCTTCGCCTGCAGCGACTGCCGCCAGTGCCACCTGGACGGGCACCGGGACCAC gacacacaccaccaccactggcgGGAGGGGAACCTGTCCTCGGGCGCGCGCTGCGAGGTCTGCCGGAAGACGTGCAGCTCTTCCGACGTGCTGGCCGGTGTACGCTGCGAGTGGTGCGGTGTCcag gCCCATTCGGTCTGCTCCGCGGCGCTCACCCCCGAGTGCACTTTCGGGCGCCTGCGCACCATGGTCCTGCCCCCAGCGTGCGTGCGCTTGCTGTCCCGCAACTTCAGCAAGATGCACTGCTTTCGTATCTCCGAGAGCGCGGCCCCGGAGCCAG GTGATGGGGACGATGGTGTGGACGGAAGCGCCCCTGCTGGCCCTGGTAAAGAGGTGGCGGCGCCTGAGTCCA GCAAGCAAACTCTGAAGATCTTCGATGGCAACGACACAGTGCAGAGAAACCACTTCCGTGTCATCAGCGTCCCCCGCCTGGCCAGGAGCCAGGAGGTGCTG GAGGCGGCGCTGCGGGCCTACTACATCATGGAGGACCCCCAGGCCTTCCAGCTGCAGGCGCTCCCCCCACCCACACAGGCTGGTGACGCTGACACCGAGGCCCTGGGGAAGGTCTGGAGCGGTGGGACTGCCGAGGACGAGGGCAGTAGAGGCCCAGGGTCCCGAGACGTTCCCGAGGCCTGGGTCATTCGTGCTCTACCCCGCACCCAGGAGGTCCTGAAGATCTACCCTGCCTGGCTCAA GGTCGGTGTGGCCTACGTGTCCCTTCGTGTGACCCCGCAGAGCACGGCCCAGACTGTGGTGCTGGAGGTCCTCCCACTACTTGGACGCCAG GACGAGGGTCCGGAGGGCTTCCAGCTGCTGGAGGTGCTCATGGGCAGCAGGCAAG TCCAGCGGATGGTGCTGGCGGACGAGGAGCTCTTGCTTGGCCGGCTTCAAGCTATCCGGCAG ACGTCCCTACGGCAGATGAGCCAGACGCGGTTCTATGTGGCTGAGAGAAGAGCAGTGGCCCCACGTGTCTCTCTGTTCGTGGGAGGTCTGCCTCCTGGCCTGTCTCCCCAGGAGTACAGCAGTCTTCTGGACGAGGCTATGTCCCTGAAAG CTGGCCTGGTGTCCATGAGCCACATCTACTCCTCTCAAG GTGCCGTGGTGCTGGACGTGGCCTGCTTCGCCGAGGCCGAGCGGCTGTATATGCTGGTCAGGGACACGGCTGTTCACAGCCGGCCGCTGACTGCCCTGGTGCTCCCGGATGTGCTG TTTCCGGAAGCTGCTGAACCCGCACCAGGTCTTCGAGCTGACCAACGGGGGGCCTCTGCCTGG GTTCCACATGTTCTCCCAGGTACCCTGCTTCCGGGTGCTGGTGTGTGGAGGGGACGGCACTGTGGGCTGGGTGCTCGCCACCCTGGAGGAGGTGCGGCACCGTCTGGCCTGCCCAGAGCCTGCCGTGGCCATCCTGCCCCTGGGCACAG TGGAGAGGATCCATTCTCTGTGCTGCTGTCGGTGGACGAGGCTGACGCTGTGCTCATGGACCGCTGGACCATCCTGCTGGACGCTCAGGAGGctggtggaggggagggcagtgTGGTGGACGCAGAGCCGCCCAAG ATCGTACACATGAGTAACTACTGTGGGATTGGCATCGATGCAGAGCTGAGCTTGGACTTCCACCAGGCTCGGGAGGAAGAGCCTGGCAAGTTCACGAGCAG GCTCCACAACAAGGGCGTGTACGTGCGGGTGGGGCTGCAGAAGCTCAGCCAGGCCCGCGGGCTGCACCGGGAGATCCGGCTGCAGGTGGAGCAGCAGGAGGTGGAGCTGCCCAACATCGAGGGCCTCATCTTCATCAATATCCCCAG CTGGGGCTCGGGGGCCGACCTGTGGGGCTCTGACAATGACTCCAAGTTCGAGAAGCCACGCATGGATGACGGGCTGCTGGAGGTGGTGGGGGTGACGGGCGTTGTGCACATG GGTCAGGTCCAGGGTGGGCTGCGCTCTGGTATCCGCATCGCCCAGGGGTCCTACTTCCGTGTCACCCTCCTCAAGGCCACACCTGTGCAGGTGGACGGCGAGCCCTGGGTCCAGGCTCCCGGGCACATGATCATCGCAGCTGCAGGCCCCAAG GTCCACATGCTCAGGAAGGCCAAGCAGAAGCCCAGGAAGGCTGGGCCCCCCAGGGATGCACGAATGGATGGGGAGCCTGCCCCCGAGGGAGACTCCAAGTAG